In a single window of the Deltaproteobacteria bacterium HGW-Deltaproteobacteria-6 genome:
- a CDS encoding ribonuclease, translating into MKHIMLVNAVHKEQMRMATVDEKGKLIEFNIQMAVREPINGNIYKGKVLKVERGLQAAFVDYGGVKDGFLPLRDVSPEYLTEIENGQQGGKPVLKSGQEIIVQVVREVIGNKGALLTSYISLPGRYLVLLPNKLCGGISRKIESEEDRQKIKSLMEQIKVPEDMGFIVRTAGINRTKPEIQRDYQFLMRLWKEIYKKAESVAAPYFLYQETDFGVRSLRDYLTLEIDEILVDEVETFRKMRAYLKAVAPRHLRILKNYKDKVPIFERYELEEQIRVIYQERVELKSGGYIIINPTEAMITIDVNSGRGSNKRNIEETAFKTNVDACDEIARQLRLRDLGGLIVIDFIDMIDKKHIAEVEKAFKKALSMDRARIQLSRISKFGLLELSRQKKQSTIQEISYITCPYCKGSGLRPSLEYASLGAFRKIESEAVKGIYSELKISLPHEIALYILNNKRSELMKLEANFGVCLYIEGKPDMAWDKLEIQQSIKEQTLEANATQDVSLLKLAEDTDTDTDADADLDLVAVAPCAVPADAGTASAEDTPKKKSRRRPRHRKKKSAAVTTEGAVPDEAVDDPPPPALPPPVPRAQSPRFPVKPLKIVTALPDEFYPVELSGDIFAPEPEQDEPGEDNGDR; encoded by the coding sequence ATGAAACATATTATGCTCGTTAACGCCGTGCACAAGGAACAGATGCGCATGGCCACGGTTGACGAAAAAGGCAAGCTGATTGAATTCAATATTCAAATGGCTGTGCGCGAACCGATCAACGGAAACATTTACAAAGGCAAGGTGCTGAAAGTCGAACGGGGTTTGCAGGCGGCCTTTGTCGATTATGGCGGCGTCAAGGACGGCTTCTTGCCGCTGCGGGACGTCAGTCCTGAATATTTGACCGAAATCGAAAATGGTCAGCAAGGCGGCAAACCGGTTCTCAAATCCGGTCAGGAAATTATCGTACAGGTTGTCCGGGAAGTCATCGGCAACAAAGGCGCGCTGCTGACATCCTATATTTCCTTACCCGGAAGATATCTTGTTTTACTCCCCAATAAACTCTGTGGCGGTATATCGCGCAAAATAGAGAGCGAAGAAGACCGGCAGAAAATCAAATCGTTAATGGAACAAATCAAAGTTCCCGAAGATATGGGCTTTATCGTCCGGACGGCCGGCATTAACCGCACCAAGCCGGAAATACAGCGCGACTATCAGTTTCTCATGCGCTTGTGGAAGGAAATTTACAAAAAAGCCGAAAGCGTCGCGGCGCCTTATTTTCTTTACCAGGAAACGGACTTCGGCGTACGTTCGCTCAGAGACTACCTGACGTTGGAGATTGACGAAATTCTGGTCGATGAGGTCGAGACCTTCCGGAAAATGCGCGCCTATTTGAAAGCGGTCGCTCCCCGCCATTTGCGCATCTTGAAAAATTACAAGGATAAAGTCCCCATTTTTGAACGCTATGAACTGGAAGAACAAATCCGTGTGATCTACCAGGAGCGCGTGGAACTGAAATCCGGCGGGTACATCATCATCAATCCCACGGAAGCCATGATTACCATCGACGTCAATTCCGGCCGCGGATCCAATAAACGAAATATCGAAGAAACGGCCTTCAAAACCAATGTCGACGCCTGTGATGAAATCGCGCGTCAGTTGCGCCTGCGCGACCTGGGCGGTTTAATTGTGATCGATTTTATCGACATGATTGATAAAAAGCACATTGCGGAAGTGGAAAAAGCATTTAAAAAAGCGCTCAGCATGGATCGCGCCAGAATTCAGCTTTCCCGCATTTCCAAGTTCGGTCTGTTGGAATTGTCCCGTCAAAAGAAGCAATCCACCATTCAGGAGATCAGTTACATCACCTGTCCGTATTGCAAGGGCAGCGGACTTCGGCCTTCTCTGGAATACGCGTCTCTGGGGGCTTTTCGTAAAATCGAATCGGAAGCAGTCAAGGGCATTTACTCAGAGTTGAAGATCAGCCTGCCGCATGAAATCGCTTTATACATTCTGAACAATAAGAGAAGCGAACTGATGAAGCTGGAAGCGAATTTCGGCGTCTGTCTCTACATTGAAGGAAAACCGGATATGGCGTGGGACAAACTCGAAATTCAGCAATCCATAAAAGAACAAACGCTGGAAGCAAATGCCACGCAGGATGTTTCTCTGCTGAAACTGGCGGAAGATACGGATACAGATACGGATGCGGACGCGGATCTTGATCTGGTTGCCGTTGCGCCTTGCGCCGTGCCTGCGGATGCGGGAACGGCTTCTGCAGAAGATACGCCTAAAAAGAAAAGCCGCCGCCGTCCGCGGCACAGGAAAAAGAAAAGCGCGGCGGTTACAACGGAAGGCGCCGTTCCGGATGAGGCCGTTGATGATCCTCCGCCTCCTGCTTTGCCGCCGCCGGTGCCTCGCGCGCAGTCTCCCCGGTTTCCCGTAAAGCCGTTGAAGATTGTCACCGCCCTGCCGGATGAGTTTTATCCCGTGGAGCTGAGCGGCGATATATTTGCTCCGGAACCGGAGCAGGATGAACCGGGAGAAGATAACGGAGATCGTTAA
- a CDS encoding threonylcarbamoyl-AMP synthase, giving the protein MRLIKKAADVLRDGGVIIYPTDTVYGLGCDLSNKRGIERIYEIKRRNKKRPLSFVCSDLKHISQYAMVTDYAYKTMKRFLPGPYTFILEASRLVPKMILPKRPTTGIRVPDNEICLALIRELGQPIISTSVQTEDGEDLGNPAIINEYFGRIVDLIIDGGTIVPEPSSVISLVDDAIELIRIGKGDVSAFK; this is encoded by the coding sequence ATGCGCCTTATTAAGAAGGCAGCGGATGTATTGAGGGATGGCGGCGTAATCATCTATCCCACAGATACGGTTTATGGATTGGGCTGTGATTTATCCAATAAAAGAGGCATCGAAAGAATTTATGAAATTAAAAGAAGAAACAAGAAACGCCCTTTAAGTTTTGTCTGCTCCGATCTGAAGCATATTAGCCAGTACGCCATGGTTACGGATTATGCCTATAAAACCATGAAACGGTTTTTGCCCGGGCCTTACACGTTCATCCTGGAAGCATCGCGTCTTGTCCCGAAGATGATTTTACCGAAAAGGCCGACCACCGGCATCCGCGTGCCGGACAATGAAATTTGTCTGGCTTTAATACGTGAGCTCGGTCAGCCGATTATCAGTACCAGCGTGCAGACTGAGGACGGAGAAGATCTCGGCAATCCGGCGATCATTAACGAATACTTCGGACGGATTGTCGATTTAATTATTGACGGCGGGACGATTGTTCCCGAGCCGTCCAGTGTCATCAGCCTGGTTGATGACGCCATCGAACTGATTAGAATTGGTAAAGGCGACGTAAGCGCCTTTAAATAA
- a CDS encoding citramalate synthase: MTKNQILIYDTTLRDGTQGEQVTFSAEEKLRIARRLDEVHFHYIEGGWPGSNPKDVRFFEMAKAVKFKNAKLTAFGSTRKAHIRPEACPNLKALIKAQTPAVAIFGKSWDLHVTDILKINLEENLSMIRDSIAYLKSKDKEVLFDAEHFFDGYKNNPRYATRVVKTALDAGADKIVFCDTNGGTMPYEISDILKKISSVVPSGQAGIHVHNDCGLAVANSVAAVLGGVKMVQGTVNGYGERCGNADLISVIGNLQIKMKMNCLPAESIRQLTNLSLFISDVANIPPLMSRPFVGRSAFAHKGGVHVSAVAKNSLAYEHMQPEQVGNSRRVLVSDMAGKSNIAYKAKALGIDLDRKNALGKVVHQVKLMEDKGYQFDAADGSLSVLMKKAIGEFVEPFNLECFSVVTQRTLDNPCLSQATIKISVNGEEELTAAEGNGPVNALDHALRKALTKFYPQIKEMHLVDFKVRTLEGSEGTAAGVRVLLDSTDGSELWSTTGVSENIIEASWQALIDSIEYKLSKDKKKR, from the coding sequence ATGACAAAGAACCAGATTTTGATTTACGATACAACGTTGCGTGACGGCACTCAGGGTGAACAGGTTACCTTCTCCGCTGAAGAAAAACTGCGCATCGCAAGGCGGTTGGACGAAGTTCACTTCCACTATATTGAAGGCGGCTGGCCCGGTTCCAATCCCAAAGACGTGCGATTTTTCGAAATGGCGAAGGCCGTGAAGTTTAAAAACGCTAAATTGACCGCGTTTGGCAGTACGCGCAAGGCCCATATTCGTCCGGAAGCCTGTCCGAACCTCAAAGCGTTAATCAAGGCCCAGACGCCGGCCGTGGCCATCTTCGGCAAATCCTGGGACCTGCACGTCACCGATATTCTGAAAATCAATCTGGAAGAAAATTTATCCATGATCCGTGATTCCATTGCCTACCTGAAATCCAAAGACAAGGAAGTGCTTTTTGATGCGGAACATTTTTTTGACGGTTATAAAAATAATCCCCGGTATGCCACCCGGGTTGTGAAAACCGCGTTGGATGCGGGCGCGGACAAGATTGTTTTCTGCGATACAAACGGCGGCACCATGCCTTATGAAATCAGTGATATTTTGAAAAAGATTTCTTCGGTTGTTCCTTCGGGTCAGGCCGGTATTCATGTGCACAATGACTGCGGACTGGCCGTTGCCAACTCCGTTGCGGCTGTCCTGGGAGGCGTGAAAATGGTCCAGGGAACCGTCAATGGCTATGGTGAACGGTGCGGAAATGCTGATTTGATTTCGGTGATCGGCAATCTGCAAATTAAAATGAAAATGAATTGTCTGCCGGCTGAATCGATTCGTCAGCTGACGAATCTGTCCCTGTTTATCAGCGACGTGGCCAATATTCCGCCCTTGATGTCGCGGCCTTTTGTGGGACGCAGCGCATTCGCGCATAAAGGCGGCGTGCATGTCAGTGCGGTGGCCAAAAACTCGCTGGCTTATGAGCACATGCAGCCCGAGCAGGTCGGCAACAGTCGGCGCGTACTGGTTTCCGATATGGCCGGCAAAAGCAATATTGCCTATAAAGCCAAGGCATTGGGGATCGATCTGGACAGGAAAAACGCTCTGGGCAAAGTTGTGCATCAGGTTAAGCTGATGGAAGACAAAGGCTATCAGTTCGATGCGGCCGACGGTTCTTTGTCCGTCCTGATGAAGAAAGCCATTGGTGAATTTGTTGAACCTTTTAATCTGGAGTGCTTCAGTGTGGTCACGCAGCGTACACTGGATAATCCCTGTCTTTCCCAGGCCACGATAAAAATATCCGTTAACGGCGAGGAGGAATTGACGGCAGCTGAAGGCAACGGTCCGGTCAATGCCCTGGATCACGCTTTGCGCAAGGCGCTGACTAAATTTTATCCGCAGATCAAGGAAATGCACCTGGTTGATTTTAAAGTTCGCACGCTGGAAGGTTCGGAGGGCACCGCGGCCGGCGTCCGCGTCCTGCTGGATTCGACAGACGGGTCCGAACTCTGGAGCACGACGGGCGTTTCTGAAAATATTATTGAAGCCAGCTGGCAGGCCCTGATCGATAGTATCGAATACAAGCTCAGCAAGGACAAGAAAAAGAGATAA